The proteins below come from a single Comamonas antarctica genomic window:
- a CDS encoding IclR family transcriptional regulator, with protein sequence MEKERAGIQSVEVGFALLDGLAQARAPLMLKEAAAAAGMSAAKAHRYLVSFQRLGLVTQDPRTSRYDLGPASLKLGLAALTRLDPVRLARERMPALLEALQHTVALAVWGNHGPTVVHWEESAQSVTANLRLGDVMPLLSSATGRCFAAYLPAELTQGMLNAEMQRAQQTGRTDLPLNQKDLRALLAEVRAHGTARVVDTLLPGIVAFCTPVFDSSGHLVMGITTLGSIATFDPAYGGAIDTALRATARQLSADLGHSPD encoded by the coding sequence ATGGAAAAGGAACGCGCAGGCATACAGTCGGTCGAGGTTGGTTTCGCATTGCTCGACGGCCTGGCGCAGGCGCGCGCGCCGCTGATGCTCAAGGAAGCCGCGGCCGCCGCCGGCATGAGCGCGGCCAAGGCGCACCGCTATCTGGTGAGCTTCCAGCGCCTGGGCCTGGTCACGCAGGATCCGCGCACTTCGCGCTATGACCTGGGCCCCGCCAGCCTCAAGCTGGGCCTGGCGGCGCTGACGCGGCTCGACCCGGTGCGGCTCGCGCGCGAGCGCATGCCGGCGCTGCTCGAGGCGCTGCAGCACACCGTGGCACTGGCCGTCTGGGGCAACCACGGCCCGACGGTGGTGCATTGGGAGGAATCGGCGCAGTCGGTCACGGCCAACCTGCGCCTGGGCGATGTGATGCCGCTGCTGTCCTCGGCCACGGGCCGCTGCTTTGCCGCCTACCTGCCCGCGGAATTGACGCAGGGCATGCTGAACGCCGAGATGCAGCGTGCGCAGCAGACCGGCCGCACCGACCTGCCGCTGAATCAAAAGGACTTGCGCGCCCTGCTGGCCGAAGTGCGCGCCCATGGCACGGCGCGCGTGGTCGACACGCTGCTGCCGGGCATCGTCGCGTTCTGCACGCCGGTGTTCGACTCCTCGGGCCATCTGGTGATGGGCATCACGACGCTGGGGTCGATCGCGACCTTCGATCCGGCCTATGGCGGCGCCATCGACACCGCCCTGCGCGCCACGGCGCGGCAGCTGTCGGCCGATCTGGGCCACAGTCCCGACTGA
- a CDS encoding fumarylacetoacetate hydrolase family protein translates to MKLATYKDGSRDGQLVVVSRDLSQAHYATGIASRMQQVLDDWTFMAPQLQDLYQQLNAGKAPHAFAFNPEQCMAPLPRAYQWADGSAYLNHVELVRKARNSEVPATFYTDPLMYQGGADDFIGPCDDVVVPSEAMGIDFEAEIAVVTGDVPMGSTPAQALQGIRLVMLANDVSLRNLIPAELAKGFGFFQSKPATAFSPVAVTLDELGNAWDAGRLHLTLQSIWNGRKVGMCDAGPEMTFHFGELIAHICKTRNVRAGSIVGSGTVSNKGVGEGSAMQWPKGYSCIAEKRCIETIQTGQPVTDFMKFGDTIRIEMKDRDGQSIFGAIDQTIVAPGTAE, encoded by the coding sequence ATGAAACTCGCTACTTACAAAGACGGCTCGCGCGACGGCCAACTGGTGGTTGTGTCCCGCGATCTGAGCCAGGCCCATTATGCGACCGGCATTGCCAGCCGCATGCAGCAGGTGCTGGACGACTGGACCTTCATGGCGCCGCAGCTGCAGGACCTGTACCAGCAGCTCAACGCGGGCAAGGCGCCACATGCGTTTGCGTTCAATCCCGAGCAGTGCATGGCGCCGCTGCCGCGCGCCTACCAGTGGGCCGACGGTTCGGCCTATCTGAACCATGTGGAGCTGGTGCGCAAGGCGCGCAACTCCGAGGTGCCGGCCACGTTCTACACCGACCCGCTGATGTACCAGGGCGGCGCCGACGATTTCATCGGCCCCTGCGATGACGTGGTCGTGCCCAGCGAAGCCATGGGCATCGACTTCGAGGCCGAGATCGCCGTGGTCACGGGCGATGTGCCCATGGGCAGCACGCCCGCGCAGGCGCTGCAGGGCATCCGCCTGGTGATGCTGGCCAACGACGTGTCGCTGCGCAACCTGATCCCGGCCGAGCTGGCCAAGGGCTTCGGCTTCTTCCAGAGCAAGCCGGCCACGGCCTTCAGCCCGGTGGCGGTGACGCTTGACGAGCTGGGCAACGCCTGGGATGCGGGCCGGCTGCATCTCACGCTGCAGTCGATCTGGAACGGCCGCAAGGTCGGCATGTGCGATGCCGGCCCCGAGATGACCTTCCACTTCGGCGAGCTGATCGCCCACATCTGCAAGACGCGCAACGTGCGCGCCGGCAGCATCGTCGGCAGCGGCACCGTGAGCAACAAGGGCGTGGGCGAGGGCAGCGCCATGCAGTGGCCCAAGGGCTATAGCTGCATTGCCGAGAAACGCTGCATCGAGACCATCCAGACCGGCCAGCCCGTGACCGATTTCATGAAGTTCGGCGACACCATCCGCATCGAGATGAAGGACCGCGACGGCCAGAGCATCTTCGGCGCGATCGACCAGACCATCGTGGCGCCCGGCACCGCCGAGTGA
- a CDS encoding Bug family tripartite tricarboxylate transporter substrate binding protein: MDRRHFLAALAAAAAPLAQAQNWPEQPIRWVVPYPPGGGTDVLARTVAEAMRPALGQSIVIENKPGASTNIGAQQVATARPDGYTIMSADNALLAYNEHLFSKLPFSPEKDFSYVGGISRFPLALVVHPDFPAKTLQEFLAYARANPGKVNYASPGNGSPHHLAMEMFKVRTRTFLTHIPYRGAAPAVADVMGGQVPCMFIDLAAGLPIIQSGKLRALAIGSAQRIASLPQLPTLAEAGVPNTEVFAFQGVLAPKSLPAPLVQRLNAELNKALASPAVVKRMQDFGMEALPGTPEQFRAMARAEARRWGEIIQQAGIKLD, encoded by the coding sequence ATGGACCGCAGACATTTCCTGGCCGCGCTCGCAGCGGCCGCCGCGCCGCTGGCGCAGGCGCAGAACTGGCCCGAACAGCCCATCCGCTGGGTCGTGCCCTATCCGCCCGGCGGCGGCACCGACGTGCTGGCGCGCACCGTCGCCGAGGCCATGCGCCCGGCGCTGGGCCAGAGCATCGTGATCGAGAACAAGCCTGGTGCCTCGACCAACATCGGCGCGCAGCAGGTGGCCACGGCCCGGCCCGACGGCTATACCATCATGTCGGCCGACAACGCCCTGCTGGCCTACAACGAGCACCTGTTCAGCAAGCTGCCGTTCAGCCCGGAAAAGGACTTCAGCTATGTCGGCGGCATCAGCCGCTTTCCGCTGGCGCTGGTGGTGCACCCGGATTTCCCGGCCAAGACGCTGCAGGAATTCCTGGCCTATGCGCGCGCCAACCCCGGCAAGGTCAACTATGCCTCGCCCGGCAATGGCTCGCCGCACCACCTGGCGATGGAGATGTTCAAGGTGCGCACGCGCACTTTCCTCACGCACATTCCCTACCGCGGCGCGGCCCCGGCCGTCGCCGACGTGATGGGCGGCCAGGTGCCGTGCATGTTCATCGATCTGGCCGCGGGCCTGCCCATCATCCAGTCGGGCAAGCTGCGCGCGCTCGCGATCGGCTCGGCGCAGCGCATTGCGAGCCTGCCGCAGCTGCCCACGCTGGCCGAGGCCGGCGTGCCCAATACCGAGGTGTTTGCCTTCCAGGGCGTGCTGGCGCCGAAGAGCCTGCCCGCGCCTCTCGTGCAGCGCCTGAACGCGGAACTCAACAAGGCGCTGGCCAGCCCGGCCGTCGTCAAGCGCATGCAGGATTTCGGCATGGAAGCGCTGCCCGGCACGCCCGAGCAGTTCCGCGCGATGGCGCGCGCCGAAGCCCGGCGCTGGGGCGAGATCATTCAACAGGCCGGCATCAAGCTCGACTGA
- a CDS encoding iron-containing alcohol dehydrogenase: MLNFDFSNPTRIVFGEGVIAKLGKLLPEAAQVLIVVGGSSAEKNGTLAEVRAALGTRRHATFSGIEPNPTLETAMRAVAQFQDGGFDFLLAVGGGSVIDAVKFIAAAVRLPGADPAAAWELVRKGGRGVAQAAPLGVVLTLPATGSEMNNGGVLTHAAEGAKLPFSSRLLFPQFALLDPTKTYTLPARQLANGVVDAFVHTMEQYLTYPVDARVQDRFAEGLLQTLIEIGPRVVASDTPDYADRANLVWSATLALNGLIGAGVPQDWSTHMIGHELTALYGIDHARTLAVVLPAMMDARREQKHAKLLQYAERVWGITEGSEEGRINAAITQTRNFFEGLGVPTRLSAYDLGADAADAVVTQLQKHGMVALSEHRDIDAAKAREILGLAI, encoded by the coding sequence ATGCTAAATTTCGACTTCAGCAACCCCACGCGCATTGTTTTCGGCGAGGGCGTCATCGCCAAGCTGGGCAAGCTGCTGCCCGAGGCCGCGCAGGTGCTGATCGTCGTCGGCGGCAGCAGCGCCGAGAAAAACGGCACGCTGGCCGAAGTGCGCGCCGCGCTGGGCACGCGCCGGCATGCGACGTTCTCGGGCATCGAGCCCAATCCCACGCTGGAGACCGCGATGCGCGCGGTCGCGCAGTTCCAGGACGGCGGTTTCGACTTCCTGCTGGCCGTGGGCGGCGGCTCGGTGATCGATGCCGTCAAGTTCATTGCCGCGGCCGTGCGCCTGCCCGGCGCCGACCCCGCCGCCGCCTGGGAGCTGGTGCGCAAGGGCGGGCGCGGCGTGGCCCAGGCCGCGCCGCTGGGCGTGGTGCTGACGCTGCCGGCCACGGGCTCGGAAATGAACAACGGCGGCGTGCTGACGCATGCCGCCGAGGGCGCCAAGCTGCCGTTCTCCAGCCGCCTGCTGTTCCCGCAGTTCGCGCTGCTCGACCCCACGAAAACCTATACCCTGCCCGCGCGCCAGCTGGCCAACGGCGTGGTCGATGCGTTCGTGCACACCATGGAGCAGTACCTGACCTACCCGGTGGACGCGCGCGTGCAGGACCGCTTTGCCGAAGGCCTGCTGCAGACGCTGATCGAGATCGGCCCGCGCGTGGTGGCCAGCGATACGCCCGACTATGCCGACCGCGCCAACCTGGTCTGGAGCGCGACGCTGGCGCTCAACGGCCTGATCGGCGCGGGCGTGCCCCAGGACTGGTCCACGCACATGATCGGCCATGAGCTCACGGCGCTGTACGGCATCGACCATGCGCGCACGCTGGCCGTGGTGCTGCCGGCGATGATGGACGCGCGCCGCGAGCAAAAGCACGCCAAGCTGCTGCAGTACGCCGAGCGCGTCTGGGGCATCACCGAAGGCTCGGAAGAGGGCCGCATCAACGCCGCGATCACGCAGACGCGCAACTTCTTCGAGGGCCTGGGCGTGCCCACGCGCCTGTCGGCCTACGACCTCGGCGCCGACGCCGCCGATGCGGTCGTGACGCAGCTGCAAAAGCACGGCATGGTGGCGCTGTCGGAGCACCGCGACATCGACGCCGCCAAGGCGCGCGAGATCCTGGGTCTTGCGATCTGA
- a CDS encoding molybdopterin-containing oxidoreductase family protein, whose protein sequence is MSSLPSLSGIATLVRGACPHDCPDTCALLTTVVDGVATKVQGNPAHPQTDGVLCAKVSKYPERTYHAERVLTPLKRCGPKGSGRFTPVSWDAALDDIGARLQAIAQRAPEAILPYSYAGTMGLVQGESMDRRFFHQLGASLLDRTICASAGGEALVHTYGGKLGMRVQFFAESRLIIIWGSNSIGSNLHFWRYAQAAKRDGARLICIDPRKTETADKCHEHLQLRPGTDAALALALMHELIRNDWLDHDYIARHTLGWEALRERALQWPPERAAEVCGLPVQQIVELAREYGTTERAAIRLNYGVQRARGGGNAVRAIACLPALTGAWRHRAGGLLLSSSAALPARRAALQKPELLGARRPRTINMSTIGNALLEPGGGAFGPRIEALVVYNSNPVAVAPESAKVVQGFAREDLFTVVIEHFMTDTADHADYVLPATTQLEHWDIHGSYGHTDVLLNRPAVAPWGEARSNAQIFRELAARMAVHDAAFAAPWFADSDEDLCRQALDPAQVDFQQLLDTGFAHLRLPDAPFAEGGFATPSGKCEFHSARLEAQGINPLPDYLPNHELPDPQGPYPLAMISPPARNFLNSTFVNVQKLRNAEGRPLLEMHPDDAAARGIEDGALVRVFNARGEHLCHASLNGRTRAGLVVGLGIWWRKDGANGTNVNELTHQHLTDLGRAPSFYDCTVEVAAA, encoded by the coding sequence ATGTCTTCCCTGCCCTCCCTTTCCGGCATTGCCACCCTGGTGCGCGGCGCCTGCCCGCATGACTGCCCCGACACCTGCGCGCTGCTGACCACGGTGGTCGACGGCGTGGCCACCAAGGTCCAGGGCAACCCGGCGCATCCGCAGACCGATGGCGTGCTCTGCGCCAAGGTCAGCAAGTATCCCGAACGCACCTACCACGCCGAGCGCGTGCTGACGCCGCTCAAGCGCTGCGGCCCCAAGGGCAGCGGCCGTTTCACGCCGGTGTCGTGGGACGCGGCGCTGGACGACATCGGCGCGCGCCTGCAGGCGATCGCGCAGCGCGCGCCCGAAGCCATCCTGCCCTACAGCTATGCCGGCACCATGGGCCTGGTGCAGGGCGAGAGCATGGACCGGCGCTTCTTCCACCAGCTCGGCGCCTCGCTGCTCGACCGCACGATCTGCGCCAGCGCCGGCGGCGAGGCGCTGGTGCACACCTACGGCGGCAAGCTCGGCATGCGCGTGCAGTTCTTTGCCGAGAGCCGGCTGATCATCATCTGGGGCAGCAACAGCATCGGCAGCAACCTGCATTTCTGGCGCTATGCCCAGGCCGCGAAACGCGATGGCGCGCGCCTGATCTGCATCGACCCGCGCAAGACCGAGACCGCCGACAAGTGCCATGAACACCTGCAGCTGCGCCCCGGCACCGATGCCGCGCTGGCGCTGGCGCTGATGCACGAGCTGATCCGCAACGACTGGCTCGACCACGACTACATCGCCCGCCACACGCTGGGCTGGGAGGCGCTGCGCGAACGCGCGCTGCAATGGCCGCCCGAACGCGCGGCCGAGGTCTGCGGCCTGCCGGTGCAGCAGATCGTGGAACTGGCGCGCGAATACGGCACGACCGAGCGCGCCGCGATCCGCCTCAACTACGGCGTGCAGCGCGCGCGCGGCGGCGGCAACGCGGTGCGCGCCATTGCCTGCCTGCCCGCGCTCACGGGCGCCTGGCGCCATCGCGCGGGCGGCCTGCTGCTGTCGTCATCGGCAGCGCTGCCCGCGCGCCGCGCGGCGCTGCAAAAGCCCGAGCTGCTGGGCGCGCGCCGCCCGCGCACCATCAACATGAGCACCATCGGCAACGCGCTGCTCGAGCCCGGCGGCGGCGCGTTCGGGCCGCGCATCGAGGCGCTGGTGGTCTACAACAGCAACCCGGTGGCGGTGGCGCCCGAGTCGGCGAAGGTGGTGCAGGGCTTTGCGCGCGAGGACCTGTTCACGGTGGTGATCGAGCATTTCATGACCGATACCGCCGACCACGCCGACTATGTGCTGCCGGCCACGACCCAGCTCGAGCACTGGGACATCCATGGCAGCTATGGCCATACCGACGTGCTGCTCAACCGCCCGGCCGTGGCGCCATGGGGCGAAGCCAGAAGCAATGCGCAGATCTTCCGCGAACTCGCGGCGCGCATGGCGGTGCATGACGCCGCGTTTGCCGCGCCCTGGTTTGCCGACAGCGACGAGGACCTGTGCCGCCAGGCGCTCGATCCCGCGCAGGTCGATTTCCAGCAATTGCTGGACACCGGCTTTGCGCATCTGCGCTTGCCCGATGCGCCGTTTGCCGAGGGTGGCTTTGCCACGCCCTCGGGCAAGTGCGAGTTCCACAGCGCGCGCCTCGAAGCGCAGGGCATCAATCCGTTGCCCGACTACCTGCCGAACCACGAGCTGCCCGATCCGCAGGGCCCCTACCCGCTGGCGATGATCTCGCCGCCCGCGCGCAACTTCCTCAACAGCACCTTCGTCAACGTGCAGAAGCTGCGCAACGCCGAAGGCCGGCCGCTGCTCGAGATGCACCCCGACGATGCCGCCGCGCGCGGCATCGAGGACGGCGCGCTGGTGCGCGTATTCAACGCGCGCGGCGAGCACCTGTGCCACGCGAGCCTCAACGGCCGCACGCGCGCCGGGCTGGTCGTGGGCCTGGGCATCTGGTGGCGCAAGGACGGCGCCAATGGCACCAACGTCAACGAGCTCACGCACCAGCATCTCACCGACCTGGGCCGCGCGCCGAGCTTCTATGACTGCACGGTGGAAGTCGCCGCCGCCTGA
- a CDS encoding M20 aminoacylase family protein gives MPLIEEIVAQADAIAALRRDIHAHPELSFEELRTAEVIAARLAEWGIPVHRGLGKTGVVGIVHGRDAGACGRALGLRADMDALPMQEGNTFAHASRHAGRMHGCGHDGHVAMLLAAAQHLARHRDFDGTVYLIFQPAEEGGGGARAMIEDGLFTRFPMQAVFGMHNWPGMAEGCMAVSPGPVMASSNEFSITVRGKGGHAAMPHLVLDPVPVAAQIILALQTIVSRNLKPVDAGVISVTMVHGGEASNVVPDSVQLEGTVRTFSVAVLDMIEQRMRQLVEGICTAQGMQSEFAFVRDYPPTINAAPEAALARAVMQRIVGAGQVLDQEPTMTAEDFAYMLEDKPGAYCFIGNGEDAGAHRAIGHGGGPCLLHNPSYDFNDRLIPLGATFWVELAREWLSNPTR, from the coding sequence ATGCCCTTGATTGAAGAGATTGTTGCGCAGGCCGACGCGATCGCGGCGCTGCGCCGCGATATCCACGCCCATCCCGAACTCAGCTTCGAGGAGCTGCGCACCGCCGAGGTGATTGCCGCGCGGCTCGCCGAATGGGGCATTCCCGTGCACCGCGGCCTGGGCAAGACCGGGGTGGTGGGCATCGTGCACGGACGCGATGCCGGCGCCTGCGGCCGCGCGCTGGGCCTGCGCGCCGACATGGATGCGCTGCCCATGCAGGAAGGCAATACCTTTGCCCATGCGAGCCGCCATGCGGGCAGGATGCATGGCTGCGGCCACGACGGCCATGTCGCGATGCTGCTGGCCGCGGCGCAGCACCTGGCGCGCCACCGCGATTTCGACGGCACGGTCTACCTGATCTTCCAGCCCGCCGAGGAAGGCGGCGGCGGCGCGCGCGCGATGATCGAGGACGGCCTGTTCACGCGATTTCCCATGCAGGCCGTGTTTGGCATGCACAACTGGCCCGGCATGGCCGAGGGCTGCATGGCGGTGAGCCCGGGGCCGGTCATGGCGTCGAGCAATGAATTCAGCATCACGGTGCGCGGCAAGGGCGGACACGCGGCCATGCCGCACCTGGTGCTCGATCCGGTGCCGGTCGCGGCGCAGATCATCCTGGCGCTGCAGACCATCGTCAGCCGCAATCTCAAGCCCGTCGACGCGGGCGTGATCTCGGTGACCATGGTGCATGGCGGCGAGGCCAGCAATGTCGTGCCCGACAGCGTGCAGCTCGAAGGCACGGTGCGCACCTTCTCGGTGGCCGTGCTCGACATGATCGAGCAGCGCATGCGGCAGCTGGTCGAAGGCATCTGCACGGCGCAGGGCATGCAGTCGGAATTCGCCTTCGTGCGCGACTACCCGCCGACCATCAACGCCGCGCCCGAGGCGGCGCTGGCGCGTGCCGTCATGCAGCGCATCGTCGGCGCCGGGCAGGTGCTGGATCAGGAGCCGACCATGACCGCCGAGGACTTCGCGTACATGCTCGAAGACAAGCCCGGCGCCTATTGCTTCATCGGCAACGGCGAAGACGCGGGCGCGCACCGCGCCATCGGCCATGGCGGCGGGCCGTGCCTGCTGCACAACCCGAGCTATGACTTCAATGACCGGCTGATTCC